A genome region from Natronosalvus rutilus includes the following:
- a CDS encoding RNA-guided endonuclease InsQ/TnpB family protein, giving the protein MKRANQFDVRPRSTKEREVFVRWLDASASLWNETNYARRQAFLTDESVWDADTGRLECKYKGVLSSSVAQQLIRKNSEAWRSFFASNEKYHAGKLDARPSPPGYWGNEDDGRVLRTYVRNDQYTLEFVNRSRLEVPIGSELKDELGLNRNQRLRVEVAGDPKWSGKQGRLELVYDELEETFRAFQPVTIDSSRLDSPLASEEAALDVGANNLVACTTTTGSQYLYDGRTLFTEFREITEQIAHYQSRLEDQHTSSKRIDRLYRKRTNRRNHAQDSLVRNLVERLHEEGVSTLYVGDIKGVLSTHWSPRVNEKTHNFWAYRRFIDRLEDVCEEYGITVGEEPEAWTSQECPVCGERDNTRRHEDSLACPCGFEGHADLVASESFLRRQSAVGSMARPVYLKWNNHDWRGHHSPPSIAETMANEAYTNQSTAPSGNVALGDSDD; this is encoded by the coding sequence ATGAAGCGAGCCAACCAGTTCGACGTTCGCCCTCGCTCTACAAAAGAGCGAGAGGTGTTCGTTCGCTGGTTGGATGCTTCTGCGAGTCTCTGGAACGAGACCAACTACGCTCGTCGCCAAGCCTTCCTCACAGACGAAAGTGTCTGGGACGCCGACACCGGAAGGCTCGAATGCAAATACAAAGGCGTCCTCAGTAGTTCGGTCGCCCAGCAACTCATCCGCAAAAACTCCGAAGCGTGGCGGTCGTTTTTCGCCAGTAACGAGAAGTACCACGCCGGGAAACTCGATGCACGTCCGTCGCCACCGGGATACTGGGGCAACGAAGACGACGGACGAGTGCTTCGCACCTACGTCCGAAATGACCAGTACACCCTTGAGTTCGTGAACCGGTCCCGGCTCGAAGTCCCGATTGGCTCCGAACTTAAAGACGAACTCGGGCTGAACCGCAATCAGCGCCTTCGCGTTGAGGTTGCGGGCGACCCGAAGTGGAGCGGCAAACAAGGCCGACTCGAACTCGTGTACGACGAACTCGAAGAGACGTTCAGGGCTTTCCAACCAGTCACCATCGACAGTTCTCGACTGGATTCACCACTGGCTTCGGAAGAAGCCGCTCTGGACGTTGGCGCGAACAACCTCGTTGCCTGCACGACAACGACCGGCTCCCAATACCTGTACGACGGACGTACCTTGTTCACGGAGTTCCGTGAAATCACGGAACAAATCGCACACTATCAGTCGCGTCTCGAAGACCAACACACGTCCAGCAAGCGCATCGACCGTCTGTACCGAAAGCGCACGAACCGCCGCAACCACGCCCAAGACAGTCTCGTCCGCAACCTCGTGGAACGACTGCACGAAGAGGGCGTCTCAACGCTGTACGTAGGCGACATCAAGGGCGTTCTCTCGACGCACTGGTCGCCGCGTGTGAACGAGAAGACACACAACTTCTGGGCGTACCGGCGGTTCATCGACCGCCTCGAAGACGTGTGCGAGGAATACGGCATCACGGTCGGGGAAGAACCCGAAGCGTGGACGAGTCAAGAGTGCCCTGTATGCGGTGAACGCGACAATACACGTCGCCACGAGGATTCGTTGGCGTGTCCATGCGGGTTCGAGGGACACGCAGACCTCGTAGCCTCAGAATCATTCCTGAGACGGCAATCAGCAGTCGGGTCGATGGCACGGCCCGTGTACCTCAAGTGGAACAATCACGATTGGCGAGGTCACCACAGCCCGCCCTCCATCGCGGAGACAATGGCCAACGAGGCGTACACAAACCAGAGTACCGCACCGAGCGGGAATGTCGCTCTCGGGGACTCAGACGACTGA